CGGCACTTGGCCTCCATCGCGCGGGCAAGATTGCATAGCGCATCGAGATGAAAATTTGCGGCCAAGCCCTTGAGCGAGTGCGCCCAGCGCGAAACCTCGTCCATGTTTTCCTCGTCGAGCGCGCGCATCAGCCGCTCGGCGCGCGCGGGAAACTCGCGCACGATCTCGCCGACAAGCTCCATGATCTCCGCGTCGTCCTGATAGGCGTTGCTTGTGACCGCGAAATCGAGCCCCGGGACGGCCGCGCCGGGAACGGACGCCTCGCGAGCCGACGCGCCGGCCGGCGCGGGATCCCGTTCCGGCTCGCGGATCGCCCCGGCGCCTTCGCGGCGTTCGGCGCAAAAGCGCGCGATCGTCGAACGCAGCGTGATATGCTTGATCGGCTTGCGCAGATAATCGTCGCAGCCGGCCTCGATCGCCGCGTTCTCGTGATCGTTCATCGCGTGGGCGGTCAGGGCGACGATCGGCATGCGTCCGCCCGCCGCGCGGATGCGCCCGGTGGCCTCGTAGCCGTCGAACTCCGGCATCTGCACGTCCATGAGCACGATATCCGGCGCGCACGTGGTCGCCAGATGCACGGCCTCGCGCCCGTCCCGGGCCCAGAACACGCGCGTGATCCCCATGCGTTCGAGCGACTTTTGAACCAGCCGGAAATTCGGCTCGACGTCCTCGGCGACAAGCACGCTCACGCCGGACAGGTCGGCCTCGTCGGTCCGGTCGCACTCGTCCAGATGTTCCTGGCGGATGACGTGCGGCGTCAGCATCGGGCCGGGCCCGGTGCGCGCCAGCAGCGCGCGTATCGTCGCGACGAGGTACGCGCCGACGATCGGCTTGAACAGTAACGCGGAAAATCCCGCGTTGGCCGCCTGCATCGAGAGGCCCGAATCCGAACGCGAGCTCCAGAGGACGACGTGCGTGCCGCCGAGCAAATCCGCTTCCCGCGCCGCGCGCAGGAATTCGAACCCGGACGCGTTCGGCATGATGTCGTCCACGACCACCACGTCGTAGGCGCGGCCGGCCTCGCGCTGTCTGGCGACGAACGCAAGTCCCTCGTCGACGCTCGAGGCCGCGTCCGCGTCGATATCGAAAAGTTTCGCGTAACCCGCGGCCACGCGGCGGTTGCCGGCGTTGTCGTCGATGATAAGAAGGCGCTTTTCCGCTAGCTCCGCCAGCGGCACGAGGCGAAGATCGTCGCCGTCCGCCCGGCGCTCGAATTCGAGGGTGAACGAGAAATCGCTGCCTTGGCCCTCGCGGCTTTCGACCGAAAGATTTCCGCCGAGCGATTCCACGAGCCTTTTGGTGATCGCAAGCCCGAGGCCCGTTCCGCCGTGACGGCGGCGGATGGAGCCGTCCACCTGCGTGAAGGCCTCGAAGATGCGCGTTTGCATGTGATCGGGAATGCCGATGCCGGTGTCGCGAACGGAAAACGCCAGGCGCACGCGCGCGTCGCTTTCGCCGGCGCGGCGGATCGAAAGGCGCACTTCGCCCTTCGCGGTGAACTTCGCGGCGTTGCCGAGCAGGTTCAGAAGGATCTGACGCAGAAGACCTGGATCGCCGCCGACAAACGGCTCCACGTCGCCGGCGATGTCGCACACGATCTCGACCTTCTTGTCGCGAACGCGTGGGCCGACCAGCGCGCAGGCGTCCGAGGCCAGCCGCGCGAGATCGAACGGCACCTGTTCGACCTCGATCCGGCCCGCCTCGACCTTCGAGAAATCGAGGATGTCGTCGATGATGGCAAGCAGCGCGTCGCCCGCCTCGTGAATGATACGCACGTGCTCGTGCGAATCGTCCGGCAGCGTCTCGGCAAGCAGCAGGTCGGAAAATCCGATGATTGCGTTCATCGGCGTGCGAATCTCGTGCGACATATTCGCGAGGAACTCGCCCTTGGCGCGGCTGGCGCGCTGGGCGGCCTCGATGGCGTGCGTCAGCTTGAGATTCGCCTCGTCCAGTTCCTGCGCGCGGCGCTCGGCGATTTCGTGCAGCGAGACGATCTCGACGAGCCGGGCGGCCAGGTCATCGCGCTGCGTGCGGATGAGTTGCTCGGATTTTTTTCGCTCGGTCATGTCGCGCAGCACCGCGATGAACAGGCGCTGGTTCGCGTGACGCATTTCGGCGACGGAGACCTCAAGGGGGATCTTCGTTCCGTTCTCGCGCTCGCCGGTCAGTTCGCCCTTGAATCCGCGAATCTTCGTCACGTCGTCGGCTTCGCGCGGATGCAGGAAGTGCTTGTTCAAGACCGGCCGAATCCGGGGGACGAACATGTCGAACGGCCGACCGGTGACGATGTGATAATCGTAAACGCCGAAAAGCCGCCCCGCGGCGGGATTGAACGACTCGATGAGCCCGTTCTCGTCCACGATCACGACGCCGTCGACGACGTTTTCGAGGATCGCGCGGGTTCGTTCCTTGACGTCGCGCAGTTCCCGCTCCTGTTCGCGCTTGTGCCGGTCGATGTCGGCCAGGATCCGCCGCCTGGCGTCGTCGAGCACGCCGCCGAGTTCCGCCACCTCCGCAACACCCCGGGTCGGCATGGCGGTCTTGTAATCGCCGGCGCCGAAGCCGTGCGCCGCGGCGCGCAACCGCGAGAGCGGACGCATGAGATACGCCAGCACCAGCGCGAGCGTCACGACGATGACGGCGAAGTCCAGCCCGGCCTCGAGCAGGTGCTCACGCGATTTGACGAGCAGCGCATCGAGAAGCGCGTCCTCCGAAAAATCGACCTCCAGGACCGCGACGATCCCGTCCCCGGCGCCGCGAATCGGCGCGAATGCGGACAGCCACGCGCCGTGAGGATCGCTGTAGATTCCCGTATCAACGATCTCGCCGTTGAACAGGGCGGGCGCCATCTCCGGCCGATAGTCGTAATAATGATCCCAGTACGGCGCGATGGCGCTCGAAGCGACAAACTGCATGGCGCCCTTGTGGACGCGGCCCGGTTCGGCGCGGATCGCCTCGAGCCGCTCCGGGCGCGGGCGCAGCGTATAAATCGGCGTCGTGCGATCGGTGACCTGGCCCGCGCGTATCAGGTATTCGCGCAGGCGGCGGATTTCCTCGGGGGCGTCGCTCCACGTGGCGGGCTCGGGGGAGGAGCCGGTCGATTTCGCGAGCGCATTGGCGGCGGCCTCGTGCCGGTCCCCGTCGATGGAAAGCGCCAGCGTGCCGGCGACCGTTCGGATGCGGGCGCGTTCGCCTTCTTCCAGGCTTTCGCGCCATTCCAGGCGCATGTGCGCGAGAAAAAACACCGTTCGCGCCGCCAAAAGAATGGTAATGACGAACAAGAGTCGCCCGGTCAGGCTTCGCGGAAAACGGGCGCAACGACGCAAGAGACCCATACGAAACGTATCGAATTGCCGATGTCGATCCTTGACCTTTTATCAGGGACCGTTCACCGTTTTTCGCGGCCTGTCGGCGAGACGGGCGGCGCCTCGCGAGGATCGTGCGTAAGACCATGCTTTTCTTACTGAAATTATACGGGCGGAGCGTCGTTCGCTTGGCGGCTATCCGATGGGTCGGGCCCGCGTTTGCCGCGCTCGTCGCAGCATCGGTTTTCCTGGCCACGGCGGGCGCCGAATCCCCGGATTCGGCGGCGGGCGCGCCGGGCTACTTATGGCCGGTGAAGGCGACGCCGGTCGTGACGGGCGTGTTCTGCGACGCGCGCAACGGGCACCCGCACGGCGGGCTCGATATCTCGCTGTTCGGCAAGGTGGGGACGATCCCGATCGTTTCCGTGGACGAAGGCGTGTTGATGCGCCTTCGCACCTCGCGATACGGTTACGGCAACGCCGTTTACGTCCGCATGCCGGGCAAAAAGGTGGCCGTTTACGCGCATTTGGATCGCTTTTCGCCAAGGCTCGAACGCGTCGCCGCCGAGCTTCGCGAAAAGACCGGGCAATACGACCTGGATTACTACTACGAGCCCTGGGAGATGACAGTGCCGATCGCGCGCGGCGAGACAATCGGCATGGGTGGCAAGTCGGGTACGAGCACGGCGCATCTGCACTTCGAGATCCGCGACGACGATGTGGTGAACCTGAATCCGTTGACGAGCGGATTTGCCGTCAAGGACGACGTCGCGCCGAACATCGGCGGCCTGCTGCTTTCGCCGATCGATGCCGCCTCCGCGATCGACGGCGGGCGGTCGCCAAGGCGCCTTCGCGGCGCGGGCGGCGAACATGTCCGCTTGCGCGGGCGCGTGGGACTTTCCGTTGACGCGGCGGATCGCCACGCGGCGAAGGGTCGCCGTTTTTCGCCGTATCGCATCGAGGTGCGCGTCGACGGCGCGCCGTATTTCGAGACGCGCTTTGACCAATGGGGCTACATCGATCAGCGCATCGAGATGTCTCAATACGACCGCGACGCGAAGGGCGCGCGATACCTGCGTGCGTACAATCCGTGGCCGGTCGAAGTTCCGTTTTACTCCAAACCTGACGCGGGTACGTTCGACGACCTCGCGCCCGGCGATCACGAGGTTGAGATCATCGTTGCCGATCCGGCCGGGAACGCGGACCGCGCCGTGCTTCGCGTGACCGTGGAGGGCGCCGGAAGCGCATCCCGCCCCTGGCCTTACGGCGCGAGTATGTATCGGCTTTTCAACGGCGCGCGCGCGGCGACGCCGGACGGATCATTTGAGATCGCGGGCGGCGAGAAGAGCTTTTTCGCGCCGCTTCTGATCGATATCAACGACGCGGGCTTCGCGCATCCCGCGGCCGAGACCGCGTGCGTGTCGGTGCCGAATCCCGGCGGCCCGGCGAGGCGCCAGGCGTTTGGCGTATCATTCGCGTACGGCGAGGACGCCGAATCCATCGAGCAGCTTGCGGTGTACGCCATCGATGGCGGCAAGGCGGGTTTTCTGGGCGCGGACCGCCCGCCCGTCGGCCGTCGCGTGTCGGGGCAGGCGTTCGACTTTGGCACGTACTGCCTGCTTCGCGACGCGGCGCCACCTGCGGTCGACGGCATTCGCGCGGCGCGCGCGCCGGCCGTGGCTAAGTTTGTCGCGACCGATGACATCGCGGGCCTGGCCAACGACGGGGTGCGCGCGCAAATCGACGGCAAGCCAGCGCTGGTGCGCTATTCCGCGTCGACCGGGCGCGGCGAGGTGTTCGCCATCGGCGCAAGGCCGCGGGGCGAGCGGACGATTTCGATCGCCGCCACTGATCGCGTGGGCAACGTCACGAACCGTCAGGCCGTCCTTGTCATAAAATGACCCCGCTTTGGGCACGGATGTCTTTTTTATTTTCAAAAGGAGGTGTGATGTGGGACGGGACAGCGTTTGGACGCTTTCGGGTTACGCATTCTGGGGCGCGGTCGTGGCGGCGATCCTGCTGGCGCTTGTCGTGGTGACGCCGGCGTTCGCCGAGGTGAAATACGAAACGTTCGAATACAAGGACGGCGCGACGATCCTCGAGGGCTACCTCGCGTGGGATGACGCCATCAAGGGCGAGAGGCCGGGTGTGCTCGTGTTCCACCAGTGGCGCGGGCTTTCCGACTACGAACGCATGCGCGCGCGGCAGCTTGCCGAGATGGGATACGTCGCGTTCGCCGCGGATATCTACGGCAAAGGCGTGCGCCCGGCGACCGTGCAGGAGGCGGGCGCGACGTCCGGCAAATACAAGGAAAGTCCGGAGCTGTTCCGCCGTCGCGCGAATCTGGCGCTCGACGCGCTGCGCAAGCACACGCTGTCGCAGGACAACAACATCGGCGCGATCGGCTACTGCTTCGGCGGCGCGGCGGTGCTGGAACTGGCGCGCTCGGGCGCGGTGTTCAACGCGGGCGTGAGCTTCCACGGATCGTACAAGACGTCGCTACCGGCGAAAAAAGGCGAGATCAAACCCGCGTTGCTCGTTGTCCACGGCGCGGACGATCCGTTCACAAACATGGAGGAGCTCGACTGGCTGATGGACGAGCTAAACGCGGCAAGCGCGGACTGGCAGGCGATCGTCATCTCCGGCGCGCAGCATGCGTTCACCGATCCGGACGCCAAGGGCGACCTGAAAGGCGCGAAATACGACGAACGCGCCGCGCACCGTGCGTGGGAAGCGATGAAGGTGTTTTTTGGCGAGACGCTGAAGTGATTGAAGATTGAAGATTGAAGATTGAAGATTGCGGATGCGCCCGAGCGCGAGCCCGTGCCCGGAACGAATAGTCTGAAAGACTGGAAGGCTGGAAGACTGGAAGATTGGAAGACTGGAAGGCTGGAAGACTGGAAGGCTGGAAGGCTGGAAGACTACTGGAAGGTCATCTCGGCATTGTCATCCTGAGCGAAGCGAAGGATCTCCGTGGCCAACCGCCGAGACCCTTCGCTTCGCTCAGGGAGACAACAACGACGCGCGGCCGTCGTATTGACGCCGGCCGCGTCACTCGATCCTCAATCCTCGATCCTCAATCCTCGTCTTCGATCGCGCCCCGCTCGGCGACGCACGTCACGGCGATACCGCCGCGCGCGTTGTAGTGCCCGGTGACGCGCAGGCTCTTCGGCTTTGCCTGCCGGAACAGCTCTTCGGTGAGCGTCGCGACGATCTCCTCGTTGAAGCCCTTCCGGTCGCGATAGCCCTGCAAATAGAGCTTCAGCGATTTCGTCTCGATGAGGTGCGCGCCGGGGACGTATTCGATCTCGAGCCGGCCGAAGTCCGGCTGCCCGGTGACCGGGCAGATCGTCGTGAACTCGCGGCAATCAAGCCGCACCAGCACCTCGCCCGCGCCCCACGGCACAAGGTCCACGCGCTTTAGCGGCCCGGTGACGGATTTGCCGAGGACTTTCGGTTTGTAGGCGCCGCGAGATGCGGTACGGGTTTTATTCCTTGATCCGGTTTTCGGCATCGATCCCCTCCGATTTTCAGGCAACTTAGCGCAACTGCGAGCCAAGGCGCGAGCGCGAAAATTCCGCTTGACGCGCGCGTGCGGCGGTGGTATCTAAGGAAACGATTGTTGGTTTTATCGTTTCCTTCGGAGAATTCGTGGACACCGCCGTCAACCGCCTGATCGAACTTCTGGGGCCGCATCTGGCCACGGAGCCGGACAAAACGCGCGACCGCATCGTCACCGCCGCGAAGCAGCGTTTCGTCGAACACGGCTTCGCGCGCGAGACGATCGGCCGCCTGTGCCACGACCTGCACGTCTCGAAAAAGACGTTCTACAAGTACTTTGCCGACCGCGACGATCTGGTGCTCGCCATCGTGGCGCGCAACTTCTCGATCATCGCGCCGCGCATCGCCGAGATCACCGCGAGCGACCTGCCCCCGCGCGAACGCATCGACGCCGTGGTCGATTTTCTGCTCGGCACGGTCGCCAAGCACTTTTCCGTCGCGTTCCTGGCCGACTTGCAAACACTGATGCCCGACGTGTGGGAGGCGATTAACTCCTTTCGCCTTTCGCAGGCGCGGCGCGTCATCGGGATGATCGAGGAGGGCCAGCGCGCGGGCGTGTGCCGCGACGACATCGACCCGGAGCGCCTCTCGCGTCTTCTCGCCGTGTTCGTGACGCGCGTGGTCGATCCGCGCACGCTCGCCGAACACGGACTGCGTCTGGAGGATGCGGTCGAGACGATGACCAAGGTTCTGCGTTACGGCATCTACACGCCGGAGCCAAAACGCGCCGTGACACGCAAGAAAACGCCGCCCGCCGCGAAACAGGGGCGCAAGCGATGAAGCCGCGCGTCTTCATCCTCGCGGCGGCGTTCGCGCTGGCCCTTCCCGCCAACGCTTTCGCGCAGAGCTTCACGCTCGATGACGCGATCGCGCACGCGCTCGAGAACAACAAGCGCCTTGCCGCCGCACGAGAGGAAATCGAGGCGGCCGAGGCGCGGCTTTCCGGCGCGTGGGCGCCGATTTATCCGCGCGTCGATATCGAGGCCGGCTACACGCACATCTCCGACGTGCCGACGATCGACATCGAAGGCCTGGACCTGTCCGCCCTGTCCGCGTTTCCCGGCGCTCCGGAAATCCCGCCGTTCGAGGAACACAAGAAGATGGGCGACGAGGACAATTATCGCGCGGAAGTGAAGGCGCGGCAGCTTCTGTTCGGCTCCGGCCAGGCGCTTGCCGGCATGCGCGCGGCCAAGGCGGCGACGCGGGCGGCACGCGAGCAGGTGGCGGCGGACGAAAACGAAATCGCGCGCGACGTGGCGCTCGCGTTCTACAACGTCCTTCTCGCGCGCGAGGTGCTCGTTGCGCGCCAGGAGGCGCTTTCGACGTCCGAGGCGCATCTGGCCGACGTGCGTACGCGGCTGTCGTTCGGCGCGGCGACGCGGCTCGAGCTTTTGCAGTCGGAGTTGGACGCCTCCAATCGCCGCCCCGAGGTGCGCGAGGCGCAAAACGCGCTCGCCATCGCGACGACCGGGTTCAAGTCGTTGATCGGCTACGACCTCGACGCGCCGATCGCGATCGACGGCGACCTCGGCGATCTCGCGCCCGTGCCGGCGTATCCGGAGGCGTTTGCGACGGCCACGTCGCATCGCCCGGAGCTCGCGGCGCTTTCCGCCGGCATCGACGCGCGCGATCACGAGGCCTGGGCGCGCACCGCGGGCATGTTGCCGAAGGTCGTCGCCCTGGGCAGCTACGGCTACCAGAAGCCGTGGTACTTCGAGGAGGACTGGAAAACGGTGTGGACCGTCGGCGTCGGCGTGACGATTCCGGTGTTCGACGGATTCGCCGCGTGGTCCGGACGAAAAGAGGCGCTCGCCGGTATGCGCAAACTCGAAAAAGAGCGCGCCGCCGCGCGCGAGGGCATCGACCTTCAAGTGCGGCGCGCGCTGCTTGACCTGTCCGAGATCGAGCCCCGCGTGCGCGAGACGGCGGAAAATCTCGCGCGCGCGAAAGAGATCCACGAGATCGCCGCCGCCTCGTACAAGCTCGGCGCGATCACAAACCTGGAACTGCTCGACGCGCAGCTTGCGGTGACCGCCGCGGCGACCGCGCGCGCCAAGGCGCTGTTCGATTATCAAACGGCCCGCGTCCGCCTCATCAGCGCGTCGGGCGCGCCGCTCACGAAGGAGGCGACGCCATGAGCCGCGTCATCCGCGTCCTCGCGATTGCCGCGATCCTCACCGCCGCCGCGTATGGCATCTACACGACGCGCGGCGACGAGAAGGACGAGAATCTGTATTCCGGCGTCGTCGAGGCGACCGAAGTCACCGTGTCCGCGGAGGTCGCCGGGCGCATCACGGAGATTGCCGTGGACGAAGGCGCGCGCATCGAGAAGGGCGAGTTCATCGCGCGCATCGACGACGCGATCTTCGCCGCGCAGCTTGCGCAGGCCGAGGCGGCGCGGGGCGCGGCGCGCGCGCAGTACCAGGCCGTCGGCGCGGGACTTTCCGAGATCAACGACGAGATCGAGCGCGGCGAGAATCTCTATAACGCGGGCAGCATGTCCGCGCAAAAGATGGACATGCTCCGGGGCAAGAAAGACCGGCTCGCCGCGCAACGCGACGCCGCGTCGCATCAGATCAAGCAGGCCGACGCGACGGCGCGGCTCGCGCAAGAACAGATCGGCCGCGCAACGATCGTCGCGCCGATTTCCGGCACCGTCGTCGCGCGTTCCATAGAGGCCGGCGAGTCCGCGATGCCCGGCGCGGCGATCGTGACGATTGCGGATATCGAAAATGCGTGGGTGCGCATCTTCGTGCCGGAGACGCGGCTTGGGCACCTGACGCTCGGTCAGACCGTCAAGGTCACCGCGGACTCGTGGACCGACCGCGCGTTCGACGGCACCATCGTCATGATCTCCGATCGCGCCGAGTTCACGCCGAAAAACGTGCAGACGCGCGAGGAACGCACGCGCCTCGTGTACGCCGTGAAGATCGCCGTGCCCAATCCCGACGGCGCGCTCAAGATCGGCATGCCGGTCGACGCGCGCCTGCCGTAGGACCGCGATGATCGGGATCAACAAGGTATTGGAACCGCAACCGTCAGGGAGCGGGTACGAAATCCGGTTGGAACCGCGACCGTCAGGGAGCGGGTACGTCCTTGAGGTCAACGGCGTCCGCAAGGATTTCGGCGACGTGAGGGCCGTCGCGGGCGTGTCGTTCACCGTCGGACCCGGCGAGATCTTCGGTCTCGTCGGCCCGGACGGCGCGGGCAAAACGACGCTGTTACGCGTGGCGATCGGCGTCATGGACGCGGATGAAGGAAGCGTCGCCGTGGACGGCCTCGACGTGGCGGCGGACGCGGAGCGGGTGCGCGAAATCGTCGGGTACATGCCGCAACACTTCGCGCTCTATGGCGATCTTTCGGTCGAGGAGAACCTGCACTTTTTCGCCGACATGCATTTCGTCGGGCGAGCCGAACGCAAGCGCCGCCTCGCGCGCCTCTACGAATTTTCGCGCCTGGAGCGATTCAGAAAGCGCCCCGCGGAAAAGCTCTCCGGCGGCATGCAAAAAAAACTTGCCCTGTCGTGCGGCATGATCCACACGCCCAAGCTCCTTTTGCTCGACGAACCGACGACCGGCGTCGATCCCGTCTCGCGGCGCGAGCTGTGGGACATCCTCTACCGCTTCGCCGACGAGGGCGTGGCGATGGTCGTGTGCACACCGTACATGGACGAAGCCGAACGCTGCCATCGCGTCGCGCTGATGCACGAGGGATCGCTTCTCGCACTCGACGCGCCCGGCGCGATCGTCGACGCGTGGCCTTTCGCCGTCTTCGAGATCACCGGCCGCGATCTTGCGCCCGCGAAGGCGACGCTCGCCGAAAGCCGCGCGGTGCGTGACGTGTATCCATTCGGCGACGCATTGCACGTCGTCACCGCGTCGGACGCCAACTTCG
Above is a genomic segment from bacterium containing:
- a CDS encoding response regulator; this translates as MFVITILLAARTVFFLAHMRLEWRESLEEGERARIRTVAGTLALSIDGDRHEAAANALAKSTGSSPEPATWSDAPEEIRRLREYLIRAGQVTDRTTPIYTLRPRPERLEAIRAEPGRVHKGAMQFVASSAIAPYWDHYYDYRPEMAPALFNGEIVDTGIYSDPHGAWLSAFAPIRGAGDGIVAVLEVDFSEDALLDALLVKSREHLLEAGLDFAVIVVTLALVLAYLMRPLSRLRAAAHGFGAGDYKTAMPTRGVAEVAELGGVLDDARRRILADIDRHKREQERELRDVKERTRAILENVVDGVVIVDENGLIESFNPAAGRLFGVYDYHIVTGRPFDMFVPRIRPVLNKHFLHPREADDVTKIRGFKGELTGERENGTKIPLEVSVAEMRHANQRLFIAVLRDMTERKKSEQLIRTQRDDLAARLVEIVSLHEIAERRAQELDEANLKLTHAIEAAQRASRAKGEFLANMSHEIRTPMNAIIGFSDLLLAETLPDDSHEHVRIIHEAGDALLAIIDDILDFSKVEAGRIEVEQVPFDLARLASDACALVGPRVRDKKVEIVCDIAGDVEPFVGGDPGLLRQILLNLLGNAAKFTAKGEVRLSIRRAGESDARVRLAFSVRDTGIGIPDHMQTRIFEAFTQVDGSIRRRHGGTGLGLAITKRLVESLGGNLSVESREGQGSDFSFTLEFERRADGDDLRLVPLAELAEKRLLIIDDNAGNRRVAAGYAKLFDIDADAASSVDEGLAFVARQREAGRAYDVVVVDDIMPNASGFEFLRAAREADLLGGTHVVLWSSRSDSGLSMQAANAGFSALLFKPIVGAYLVATIRALLARTGPGPMLTPHVIRQEHLDECDRTDEADLSGVSVLVAEDVEPNFRLVQKSLERMGITRVFWARDGREAVHLATTCAPDIVLMDVQMPEFDGYEATGRIRAAGGRMPIVALTAHAMNDHENAAIEAGCDDYLRKPIKHITLRSTIARFCAERREGAGAIREPERDPAPAGASAREASVPGAAVPGLDFAVTSNAYQDDAEIMELVGEIVREFPARAERLMRALDEENMDEVSRWAHSLKGLAANFHLDALCNLARAMEAKCRRAGARASDFDAERRAVEDLAARSRAA
- a CDS encoding efflux RND transporter periplasmic adaptor subunit → MSRVIRVLAIAAILTAAAYGIYTTRGDEKDENLYSGVVEATEVTVSAEVAGRITEIAVDEGARIEKGEFIARIDDAIFAAQLAQAEAARGAARAQYQAVGAGLSEINDEIERGENLYNAGSMSAQKMDMLRGKKDRLAAQRDAASHQIKQADATARLAQEQIGRATIVAPISGTVVARSIEAGESAMPGAAIVTIADIENAWVRIFVPETRLGHLTLGQTVKVTADSWTDRAFDGTIVMISDRAEFTPKNVQTREERTRLVYAVKIAVPNPDGALKIGMPVDARLP
- a CDS encoding TolC family protein, whose protein sequence is MKPRVFILAAAFALALPANAFAQSFTLDDAIAHALENNKRLAAAREEIEAAEARLSGAWAPIYPRVDIEAGYTHISDVPTIDIEGLDLSALSAFPGAPEIPPFEEHKKMGDEDNYRAEVKARQLLFGSGQALAGMRAAKAATRAAREQVAADENEIARDVALAFYNVLLAREVLVARQEALSTSEAHLADVRTRLSFGAATRLELLQSELDASNRRPEVREAQNALAIATTGFKSLIGYDLDAPIAIDGDLGDLAPVPAYPEAFATATSHRPELAALSAGIDARDHEAWARTAGMLPKVVALGSYGYQKPWYFEEDWKTVWTVGVGVTIPVFDGFAAWSGRKEALAGMRKLEKERAAAREGIDLQVRRALLDLSEIEPRVRETAENLARAKEIHEIAAASYKLGAITNLELLDAQLAVTAAATARAKALFDYQTARVRLISASGAPLTKEATP
- a CDS encoding M23 family metallopeptidase produces the protein MAAIRWVGPAFAALVAASVFLATAGAESPDSAAGAPGYLWPVKATPVVTGVFCDARNGHPHGGLDISLFGKVGTIPIVSVDEGVLMRLRTSRYGYGNAVYVRMPGKKVAVYAHLDRFSPRLERVAAELREKTGQYDLDYYYEPWEMTVPIARGETIGMGGKSGTSTAHLHFEIRDDDVVNLNPLTSGFAVKDDVAPNIGGLLLSPIDAASAIDGGRSPRRLRGAGGEHVRLRGRVGLSVDAADRHAAKGRRFSPYRIEVRVDGAPYFETRFDQWGYIDQRIEMSQYDRDAKGARYLRAYNPWPVEVPFYSKPDAGTFDDLAPGDHEVEIIVADPAGNADRAVLRVTVEGAGSASRPWPYGASMYRLFNGARAATPDGSFEIAGGEKSFFAPLLIDINDAGFAHPAAETACVSVPNPGGPARRQAFGVSFAYGEDAESIEQLAVYAIDGGKAGFLGADRPPVGRRVSGQAFDFGTYCLLRDAAPPAVDGIRAARAPAVAKFVATDDIAGLANDGVRAQIDGKPALVRYSASTGRGEVFAIGARPRGERTISIAATDRVGNVTNRQAVLVIK
- a CDS encoding TetR/AcrR family transcriptional regulator, yielding MDTAVNRLIELLGPHLATEPDKTRDRIVTAAKQRFVEHGFARETIGRLCHDLHVSKKTFYKYFADRDDLVLAIVARNFSIIAPRIAEITASDLPPRERIDAVVDFLLGTVAKHFSVAFLADLQTLMPDVWEAINSFRLSQARRVIGMIEEGQRAGVCRDDIDPERLSRLLAVFVTRVVDPRTLAEHGLRLEDAVETMTKVLRYGIYTPEPKRAVTRKKTPPAAKQGRKR
- a CDS encoding ABC transporter ATP-binding protein, producing MRAVAGVSFTVGPGEIFGLVGPDGAGKTTLLRVAIGVMDADEGSVAVDGLDVAADAERVREIVGYMPQHFALYGDLSVEENLHFFADMHFVGRAERKRRLARLYEFSRLERFRKRPAEKLSGGMQKKLALSCGMIHTPKLLLLDEPTTGVDPVSRRELWDILYRFADEGVAMVVCTPYMDEAERCHRVALMHEGSLLALDAPGAIVDAWPFAVFEITGRDLAPAKATLAESRAVRDVYPFGDALHVVTASDANFDTLRDALGPAYRAERVRPSFEDVFMTRIRTDTA
- the queF gene encoding preQ(1) synthase; the encoded protein is MPKTGSRNKTRTASRGAYKPKVLGKSVTGPLKRVDLVPWGAGEVLVRLDCREFTTICPVTGQPDFGRLEIEYVPGAHLIETKSLKLYLQGYRDRKGFNEEIVATLTEELFRQAKPKSLRVTGHYNARGGIAVTCVAERGAIEDED
- a CDS encoding dienelactone hydrolase family protein; this encodes MAAILLALVVVTPAFAEVKYETFEYKDGATILEGYLAWDDAIKGERPGVLVFHQWRGLSDYERMRARQLAEMGYVAFAADIYGKGVRPATVQEAGATSGKYKESPELFRRRANLALDALRKHTLSQDNNIGAIGYCFGGAAVLELARSGAVFNAGVSFHGSYKTSLPAKKGEIKPALLVVHGADDPFTNMEELDWLMDELNAASADWQAIVISGAQHAFTDPDAKGDLKGAKYDERAAHRAWEAMKVFFGETLK